AAGCCTCAGATGAACAGCTGGCGCAACTCGGTGTCGGCACTGCTGCGTTCCCAGCGTTCCTCGAACTCCAGTCGCCAGCGCCGCGCAGACGGTGAGTCGTCGTAGTCGGCGATCGCCTCCATTCCATCGGCCAAACGACGACGGACATAGCCGGTGGCATCGACGATGAGCAGGGCGTCGAGCGACCCCTGATCCTCGTCCGCCACGCGCTGGATGGCGATGCGCGAGGTCAGGCGACGCGCCAGCTCGATCAGCCGATGCCCGTCCTGAGCCGCCGCACGTGGATCGGACAGCAAGATGCGCACACACAGTCCAGGGCGAGCGAGCGCAAGCTGCTTCACGGCTTGCAAAAAAAGTGTCTGGTCATAGATGGCTGGTTCGAGCCTGGGATCATGGATCAACAGTTCACGCCGCGCTTGAGCCGCCAGATGGGCACTGACCCCGGCGATCTCCTGACTCCGCGCGAGTCTCAGACGCCCGCTATCGACCCCCAGGGTTCTCGTGAATGTTTCGTTCTCGTTGGACATGGCCGCTCCAGGTCAGCCGAGCCGGGACGATGCCGGATACATACAGATCTTGCTCATGCCGCTCAGACCCGACTGGCTGGCCACTACGCTTGTTGCAGATATGTAACGCATTTGATTTGAATCGAACCCGGCTCTCACATTGATTTT
The sequence above is drawn from the Allochromatium vinosum DSM 180 genome and encodes:
- a CDS encoding DUF7931 domain-containing protein; the protein is MSNENETFTRTLGVDSGRLRLARSQEIAGVSAHLAAQARRELLIHDPRLEPAIYDQTLFLQAVKQLALARPGLCVRILLSDPRAAAQDGHRLIELARRLTSRIAIQRVADEDQGSLDALLIVDATGYVRRRLADGMEAIADYDDSPSARRWRLEFEERWERSSADTELRQLFI